In Struthio camelus isolate bStrCam1 chromosome 13, bStrCam1.hap1, whole genome shotgun sequence, the following are encoded in one genomic region:
- the WNT8A gene encoding protein Wnt-8a, whose protein sequence is METNTFLIFSIVWLYWAVFKTAAWSVNNFLMTGPKAYLTYSTSVAAGAQSGIEECKFQFGWERWNCPESALQLSTHNRLRSATRETSFVHAISSAGVMYTLTRNCSLGDFESCGCDDSRNGRVGGRGWVWGGCSDNVEFGERISKLFVDALETGHDTRALINLHNNEVGRLAVKATMKRACKCHGVSGSCSIQTCWLQLAEFREIGNYLKMKYDQAHKLEMDKRRMRAGNSADSRGATAEAFNNVHATELVFLEDSPDYCTRNASLGHHGTEGRECLQTGKNLSQWEKRSCRRLCTECGLKVEERRTEMVTSCNCKFHWCCTVKCEQCRQLVAKHFCSRRDSATTNHIKRRNKGHKR, encoded by the exons ATGGAGACAAACACCTTCCTCATCTTCTCCATCGTGTGGCTCTACTGGGCCGTTTTCAAGACAGCAGCGTG gtCTGTGAATAATTTTCTGATGACAGGACCTAAG GCTTACCTGACGTACTCTACCAGCGTGGCGGCGGGAGCGCAGAGCGGGATCGAGGAGTGTAAATTCCAGTTCGGCTGGGAGCGCTGGAATTGCCCAGAAAGCGCCCTTCAGCTCTCCACTCACAACCGGCTCCGGAGCG CTACTAGGGAAACATCCTTCGTACACGCCATCAGCTCTGCCGGAGTCATGTACACCCTGACCAGGAACTGCAGCCTCGGGGACTTTGAGAGCTGCGGCTGCGATGACTCCAGGAACGGCCGCGTCG GTGGCCGAGGCTGGGTCTGGGGAGGATGCAGTGACAACGTGGAGTTTGGCGAGAGAATTTCCAAGCTCTTTGTGGATGCTTTGGAAACGGGACACGATACCCGCGCCCTCATTAACCTGCACAACAACGAAGTTGGGAGACTT GCTGTGAAAGCAACCATGAAGAGGGCCTGCAAGTGCCACGGCGTGTCGGGCAGCTGCAGCATCCAGACGTGCTGGCTCCAGCTTGCTGAGTTTCGGGAGATCGGGAATTACCTGAAAATGAAATACGACCAGGCCCACAAGCTGGAGATGGACAAGAGGAGGATGCGAGCCGGGAACAGTGCTGACAGCCGCGGGGCCACAGCAGAGGCATTCAACAACGTCCATGCCACTGAACTTGTCTTCCTGGAGGACTCTCCCGACTACTGCACCAGGAACGCCAGCCTGGGCCACCACGGCACGGAGGGCCGGGAGTGCTTGCAGACAGGCAAGAACCTCTcacagtgggagaagaggagctgcAGGCGGCTCTGCACTGAGTGCGGCCTCAAGGTCGAGGAGAGGAGGACGGAGATGGTCACCAGCTGCAACTGCAAGTTCCACTGGTGCTGCACGGTGAAGTGCGAGCAGTGCAGGCAGCTGGTGGCCAAGCACTTCTGCTCCCGCAGGGACAGCGCCACCACCAACCACATCAAGCGGAGGAACAAGGGCCACAAGAGATAG